The Podospora bellae-mahoneyi strain CBS 112042 chromosome 7, whole genome shotgun sequence genome includes a window with the following:
- a CDS encoding hypothetical protein (EggNog:ENOG503P23Y) codes for MRRRGHTKSRRGCVQCSLSRRRSLAGISTSSVTPRETSTLLSDTSRALCSPAPEGLLNLRHIYLLQAIALQTHGVSLFNVAQLSQVDRSNCVSFLIYSGILGHHLLADALSFRDQPIDEFLAEYAWCARLHRGVRTIAASSWPLLMESELTGMLSWSQEYLLRKPTGQECSRIRVMVAASASLTGGERQACMEAINFLQVGFDSVLSADWEELGKEAGSKGNKHQMTYSWSVVVAPEFMALLVDKRPESLVVLGYFCVLLHYARETWQIRDAGRYVFEMVEQCLGEAWRCWLDWPRRMIASD; via the exons ATGCGGCGCCGGGGCCACACCAAATCCCGGCGTGGCTGTGTGCAATG TTCGTTGTCTCGACGTCGCAGTCTCGCCGGGATTTCAACGTCCAGTGTCACCCCCCGGGAGACCTCCACACTTCTGTCTGATACAAGCCGGGCCTTATGCAGCCCAGCCCCCGAGGGGTTGCTCAATCTCCGTCATATTTACCTCTTG CAAGCCATAGCTCTGCAGACGCATGGCGTCTCTCTGTTCAACGTTGCCCAGCTATCCCAAGTCGACCGGTCCAACTGCGTGAGCTTTCTCATCTACTCTGGCATCCTCGGACATCACCTATTGGCTGATGCTCTCTCTTTCCGAGATCAACCGATCGATGAGTTCCTCGCCGAGTACGCCTGGTGTGCGCGCCTTCATCGTGGAGTGAGGACGATAGCTGCATCATCCTGGCCTCTGCTGATGGAGTCGGAGCTCACTGGGATGCTGTCTTGGAGTCAGGAGTATTTGCTTCGAAAACCGACTGGGCAGGAGTGCTCTCGAATCAGAGTGATGGTTGCCGCATCAGCATCGTTGACCGGGGGCGAAAGACAGGCGTGCATGGAGGCGATCAATTTCCTTCAGGTTGGGTTCGATTCAGTACTGTCTGCCGACTGGGAGGAGCTTGGGAAAGAGGCCGGAAGCAAGGGGAACAAGCACCAGATGACTTACTCGTggtctgtggtggtggccccCGAGTTCAtggcgttgttggtggaCAAGCGACCCGAgtcgctggtggtgttgggttaTTTTTGTGTGCTGCTGCATTATGCGAGGGAGACTTGGCAGATAAGAGACGCGGGAAGGTATGTTTTCGAGATGGTCGAGCAGTGTCTTGGTGAGGCTTGGAGGTGTTGGCTTGACTGGCCTCGAAGGATGATTGCAAGCGATTAG
- a CDS encoding hypothetical protein (EggNog:ENOG503P2NY; COG:Q), with amino-acid sequence MAPQYNAETTGSELVTEFAAQIKGKVILTTGVSPKSLGAQFVQLIAEAEPALLILTGRNTTKSQQTAEVVAKAHPNVKTRVLKLDLGSLASVREGAAEVNSWDDVPHIDVLVNNAGIMAVPFALTADGYESQYATNHLGHFLFTNLIIDKLLKSSEPRLVSVSSDAHRFSPVRFDDNDFHRGENYNKWIAYGQAKTANMLMALSFAEKLGKKGLVAVSLHPGVIGTNLGDAVDWTGGDVALLNSVDKTLGNREAWEDGLKWKTHDQGVATHVFAAFHPSLKDHNGAYLQDAHVADPWTETVKPWGTSPVEAERLWKLSEKQVGQEFTYN; translated from the exons ATGGCACCTCAATACAACGCCGAAACGACCGGCTCCGAATTGGTCACCGAATTTGCCGCCCAGATCAAAGGCAAGGTTATTCTCACTACTGGCGTCTCGCCCAAATCTTTGGGGGCACAATTCGTTCAGCTTATCGCGGAAGCTGAACCCGCTCTTCTCATCTTGACCGGCCGCAATACGACCAAGTCGCAACAGACTGCCGAGGTCGTTGCCAAGGCTCACCCCAATGTCAAGACACGGGTTTTGAAGCTGGACCTGGGCTCCCTGGCCTCAGTCCGGGAGGGTGCTGCCGAGGTCAATTCCTGGGACGACGTGCCGCACATCGATGTCCTTGTCAACAATGCCGGAATCATGGCTGTTCCATTCGCACTGACTGCAGATGGTTATGAAAGTCAATACGCTACCAATCATCTGGGCCACTTTTTGTTTACCAACCTGATCATTGATAAGCTCCTCAAGAGCAGCGAACCCAGACTTGTCAGCGTGAGCAGTGATGCCCATCGTTTCAGTCCTGTCAGGTTTGACGACAATGACTTCCAT CGTGGCGAGAACTACAACAAGTGGATTGCATACGGCCAAGCCAAAACAGCCAACATGCTCATGGCTTTATCGTTTGCCGAGAAGTTGGGAAAGAAGGGGCTGGTAGCTGTGAGCTTGCACCCTGGCGTCATCGGTACCAACCTGGGAGATGCTGTCGATTGGACgggcggtgatgttgccTTGTTGA ATTCTGTTGATAAGACCTTGGGAAACCGGGAAGCATGGGAGGACGGTCTGAAGTGGAAGACACATGATCAGGGCGTGGCCACCCATGTCTTTGCTGCCTTCCACCCCAGCTTGAAAGACCACAACGGTGCTTACCTTCAGGACGCGCATGTTGCCGATCCCTGGACCGAGACCGTGAAGCCCTGGGGCACAAGCCCGGTGGAGGCTGAGAGGCTTTGGAAGCTGAGCGAGAAGCAAGTCGGACAGGAGTTCACATACAACTGA